A window of the Brassica napus cultivar Da-Ae chromosome C5, Da-Ae, whole genome shotgun sequence genome harbors these coding sequences:
- the LOC106425081 gene encoding hexokinase-4 — translation MGRVVVILTTAAAVVACSVATVMVRRRVKRRRKWRKVVGLLKELEESFETPLGRLRQMVDAIAVEMQAGLVSEGGSKLKMLLTFVDDLPNGSERGTYYALHLGGSYFRIIRVHLGGQRSSLEVQDIERHSIPTSLLNSTSEVLFDFLASSLQRFIEKEGHESISSQDVKRELAFTFSFPVKQTSLSSGVLIKWTKGFAISEMAGEDIAECLQGAVDRRGLDIHVAALVNDTVGALSYGHYHDPDTIAAVVFGTGSNACYLERTDAIIKCQNPRTTSGSMVVNMEWGNFWSSRLPRTSYDIELDAESLNSNDMGFEKMIGGMYLGDIVRRVILRMSQESDIFGPISSILSTPFVLRTNSVSAMHEDDTPELHEVATILKHLGVSKVPLKVRKLVVKICDVVTRRAARLAAAGISGILKKLGRDGSVGEGRRRSSDKQMMRRTVVAVEGGLYSNYRMFREYMDEALRDILGEDVARQVVIKAMEDGSSIGSALLLASSHSVRTISNI, via the exons ATGGGGAGGGTTGTGGTGATTTTGACGACAGCCGCGGCGGTTGTGGCTTGTTCGGTGGCGACGGTGATGGTGAGGAGGAGGGTGAAACGTCGGAGGAAGTGGAGGAAGGTGGTGGGGCTATTGAAGGAATTGGAGGAATCGTTTGAGACGCCGTTGGGGAGGTTGAGGCAGATGGTGGATGCTATAGCTGTTGAGATGCAAGCTGGTTTGGTCTCTGAAGGAGGGTCTAAGCTTAAAATGCTCCTCACTTTCGTCGATGATCTTCCTAATGG GAGTGAGAGAGGAACTTATTACGCACTTCATCTTGGAGGCTCTTACTTTAGGATTATAAGAGTTCATTTGGGTGGCCAAAGGTCGTCTCTTGAAGTTCAAGATATCGAAAGACACAGCATACCGACCTCTTTGTTGAATAGCACCAGCGAG GTTCTCTTCGACTTTCTCGCATCATCTTTGCAGAGGTTTATTGAGAAAGAAGGACACGAGTCCATTTCTTCACAAGATGTGAAAAGGGAACTTGCGTTTACTTTTTCTTTCCCAGTTAAGCAAACCTCCCTCTCTTCAGGAGTTCTCATCAAATGGACCAAAGGTTTTGCAATTAGTGAAATG GCTGGGGAAGATATTGCTGAATGTCTACAAGGAGCGGTGGACAGGAGAGGGCTGGATATACACGTCGCAGCTCTT GTGAATGATACAGTTGGGGCCCTGTCCTATGGACATTATCATGACCCAGACACGATTGCCGCTGTTGTATTTGGAACAGGTAGTAATGCTTGTTACCTCGAACGCACTGATGCAATAATCAAGTGTCAGAATCCGCGCACAACTTCTGGAAGCATG GTGGTGAACATGGAGTGGGGAAACTTTTGGTCATCTcgtcttccaagaacttcataTGACATTGAGTTGGATGCAGAGAGTTTGAATTCAAATGACATG GGATTTGAGAAGATGATAGGAGGGATGTATCTGGGCGACATTGTCCGCAGAGTAATTCTTCGTATGTCACAAGAGTCTGACATCTTTGGACCCATCTCATCCATTTTATCGACGCCTTTTGTTCTAAG AACAAATTCAGTCTCAGCAATGCACGAAGATGACACACCCGAGTTACATGAAGTAGCAACAATCTTGAAACATTTAGGG GTATCGAAGGTACCACTGAAGGTGAGGAAACTTGTAGTGAAGATATGCGATGTAGTGACACGCAGAGCTGCTAGGCTAGCAGCAGCAGGAATCTCAGGAATCTTGAAGAAACTGGGGAGAGATGGGAGCGtaggagaaggaagaagaagaagtagcgATAAGCAGATGATGAGAAGGACAGTGGTGGCAGTAGAAGGTGGTCTCTATTCGAATTATAGGATGTTCAGAGAATACATGGACGAAGCTTTGAGAGATATATTGGGAGAAGACGTGGCTCGACAAGTAGTGATTAAGGCCATGGAAGATGGCTCGAGCATCGGCTCTGCATTGTTGCTGGCTTCATCTCATAGCGTTCGAACCATATCGAACATATGA
- the LOC106425074 gene encoding probable protein arginine N-methyltransferase 6, which yields MQSGGDYTNGFHGGLQRDEKQVPVLSSLGRAKRRSRGGARDPRGGLTNGELRVSDQISEQKPRETQESPPPCTDFDVAYFHSYAHVGIHEEMIKDRARTETYREAIMQHQSLIQGKVVVDVGCGTGILSIFCAQAGAKRVYAVDASDIAVQANEVVKANGLSDKVIVLHGRVEDVEIGEEVDVIISEWMGYMLLYESMLGSVITARDRWLKPGGLILPSHASLYMAPISHPDRYSHSIDFWRNVYGIDMSAMMQLAKQCAFEEPSVESISGETVLTWPEVVKHIDCQTIKIQELDSVTARYKFKSMMRAPMHGFAFWFDVEFSEPAKNTNATSVANGSSSISPFTEGNQKKRSNPNDALVLSTSPEAPPTHWQQTIVYFYDPIDVEQDQVIEGSVTLSQSKENRRFMNIHLEYTSAGRSFVKESVMR from the exons ATGCAATCTGGCGGCGATTACACCAACGGTTTCCACGGCGGGCTTCAACGGGACGAGAAGCAAGTCCCCGTTCTCAGCTCTCTTGGCCGAGCCAAGAGGCGCAGTCGCGGCGGAGCTCGTGACCCTAGAGGCGGTCTCACCAATGGTGAGCTTAGGGTTTCCGACCAGATTAGCGAGCAGAAGCCACGGGAGACTCAGGAATCTCCTCCGCCTTGTACGGACTTCGATGTCGCCTATTTTCATTCCTATGCTCACGTTGGGATTCACGAAGAGATGATCAAG GATCGGGCGAGGACGGAAACGTATAGAGAAGCTATAATGCAGCATCAGAGCTTAATCCAAGGAAAG GTTGTGGTGGACGTTGGCTGTGGAACAGGCATCCTTTCAATCTTCTGTGCCCAAGCGGGTGCTAAACGG GTATATGCTGTAGATGCAAGTGATATTGCAGTCCAG GCAAATGAAGTTGTAAAAGCCAACGGTTTATCTGACAAGGTTATTGTTTTGCATGGGAGAGTGGAG GATGTTGAAATCGGCGAGGAGGTTGATGTTATAATTTCAGAGTGGATGGGTTACATGCTCTTGTATGAG AGCATGCTGGGAAGTGTTATTACAGCTAGAGATCGCTGGTTGAAGCCTGGAGGTTTAATTCTCCCATCACATGCCTCT TTGTACATGGCACCTATTTCACACCCTGACAGATACAGTCACAGCATTGATTTTTGGCGCAACGTTTATGGAATTGATA TGTCTGCAATGATGCAACTAGCAAAACAGTGTGCATTTGAAGAACCTAGCGTGGAGTCCATATCAGGCGAAACCGTTCTAACATGGCCCGAAGTG GTTAAACATATAGACTGTCAAACAATAAAAATCCAAGAGCTAGACTCTGTTACTGCAAGATACAAATTCAAGTCAATGATGAGAG CACCAATGCATGGTTTTGCATTTTGGTTTGACGTTGAGTTCAGTGAACCTGCCAAGAATACTAATGCAACAAGCGTTGCTAATGGGTCCTCATCAATAAGTCCTTTTACCGAAGGAAATCAGAAGAAGCGGAGTAATCCGAATGATGCACTCGTGCTGTCCACCTCTCCTGAGGCTCCTCCGACGCATTGGCAGCAA ACGATTGTATATTTCTATGATCCAATAGACGTAGAGCAAGACCAAGTCATTGAAGGTTCCGTTACTCTTTCTCAAAGTAAAGAGAATCGGAGGTTCATGAACATCCACCTCGAATATAC CTCGGCCGGCCGTTCCTTTGTGAAGGAGTCGGTAATGCGTTAA